The Deltaproteobacteria bacterium genome contains a region encoding:
- the tatB gene encoding twin-arginine translocase subunit TatB, protein MFGIGVPELLVILVVALIVLGPQRLPEVAQALGKALAELRKATSGVSDELRNARIMIEEEARNITRPAAPKPNQIQPPETIASKSEKAPEDPKPPASA, encoded by the coding sequence ATGTTTGGAATTGGGGTTCCGGAGCTGCTGGTCATTCTGGTCGTGGCGCTGATCGTCTTGGGTCCGCAGCGCTTACCCGAGGTGGCGCAGGCGCTCGGCAAGGCGCTCGCCGAGTTGCGTAAGGCGACCAGTGGCGTCTCGGACGAATTGCGCAACGCGCGCATCATGATCGAAGAAGAGGCGCGCAACATCACGCGACCGGCAGCGCCGAAGCCAAATCAGATTCAACCGCCTGAAACGATCGCGTCGAAGAGCGAGAAGGCTCCCGAGGACCCCAAGCCGCCCGCATCGGCGTGA
- the corA gene encoding magnesium/cobalt transporter CorA, with amino-acid sequence MDPGTIVNCAAYADGRRLANVAIGDIPTVLESDAQFIWVGLYEPDEPLLRQVQQVFGLHDLAVEDALRAHQRPKLEEYGDGLFVVLRTAQLHERQIDFGETHIFVGPRWIVSVRHGASDSYADVRARCESTPNLLRKGTGFVLYALTDFVVDHYFPIVDALEEELERLEEEIFGGSFTRATTERIYELKRDLVSLKRAVSPLLEVCNRLVRFDMMLIPDDVRLYFRDVYDHVVRTNETVDNLRELLTTALEANLSLISVRQNEVMKKLGAWAAILAVPTMIAGIYGMNFEFMPELHWQYGYGLAVGVMAAACGWLYVSFKRSGWL; translated from the coding sequence ATGGACCCCGGCACGATCGTCAATTGCGCCGCGTACGCCGACGGACGCCGCCTAGCCAACGTTGCGATCGGCGATATTCCCACCGTCCTCGAGAGTGACGCGCAGTTTATCTGGGTGGGGTTGTACGAACCCGACGAGCCGCTGCTGCGCCAGGTGCAGCAGGTGTTCGGTTTGCACGACTTGGCGGTGGAAGATGCGCTACGGGCGCATCAGCGGCCGAAGCTGGAGGAGTACGGCGACGGGCTCTTTGTCGTGTTGCGAACCGCGCAGCTGCACGAGCGCCAGATCGATTTCGGCGAGACCCACATCTTCGTCGGGCCGCGTTGGATCGTCTCTGTGCGTCACGGCGCCTCGGATTCGTATGCCGACGTGCGGGCGCGCTGCGAGAGTACGCCGAACCTGCTGCGCAAAGGCACCGGCTTCGTGCTCTACGCCCTGACCGATTTCGTCGTCGATCACTACTTTCCAATCGTCGATGCGCTCGAAGAGGAGCTCGAGCGGCTCGAAGAAGAGATCTTCGGTGGTAGTTTCACGCGCGCCACCACCGAGCGCATCTATGAGCTCAAGCGCGATCTGGTGTCGCTCAAGCGCGCGGTGTCGCCGCTGCTCGAAGTCTGCAATCGCCTCGTGCGCTTCGACATGATGCTGATTCCCGACGACGTGCGGCTCTACTTTCGCGACGTCTACGATCACGTGGTGCGGACCAACGAGACCGTCGACAATTTGCGCGAGCTGCTCACCACCGCGCTCGAAGCCAATCTCTCGCTCATCTCGGTGCGGCAGAACGAAGTCATGAAGAAGCTCGGAGCCTGGGCCGCCATCCTCGCCGTGCCGACAATGATCGCCGGCATCTACGGGATGAACTTCGAGTTCATGCCCGAACTGCACTGGCAATACGGCTACGGCCTCGCCGTCGGCGTGATGGCGGCCGCGTGCGGCTGGCTCTACGTCTCGTTTAAGCGGTCCGGCTGGCTCTGA
- a CDS encoding TolC family protein, with translation MRPGADIAALLIAALASRAVADGLPTKTLPECVAIAVENHPSLKAANASVQAGGQRVREAAANYLPQISGNYTANRRQSSPAVRTGSQTSGLGTQAPTFNFYNTGFSFTQMIFDFGQTLNTIRAAQASERSLEADWSTQQDTVVLNLKQAYFNVLAARRLLAVADETVRQNGKHVEQAEGRFTVGLAAKFDVTQAQVQLANAELNQVGARNNVAIARETLRNALGLIGPLDFDIVDNFDLQTVSVSEDQALAMAYDKRPELQSIHAQELSTAEKIKSLQKSYLPNITGNGNYQWSGSEYPLQSNWNVGAALNLSIFNGGLTTAQIGEQQATLANLKFNEDGLRQNIALEVRQATLNLQQASESIRVSDKGLQQARENLDLAEGRYNTGVGNIIELTDAQASLTTAEANHVQSLYNYQTTVAALEKATAQPLAAE, from the coding sequence ATGCGTCCGGGTGCTGACATCGCCGCGCTGCTGATCGCCGCGCTCGCCTCGCGCGCCGTCGCGGACGGCCTGCCTACGAAGACGCTGCCGGAGTGTGTCGCGATTGCGGTGGAAAATCATCCGAGCTTGAAAGCTGCAAATGCCTCCGTGCAGGCTGGCGGTCAGCGGGTGCGCGAAGCCGCCGCGAACTATCTGCCACAGATCAGCGGCAACTATACCGCCAATCGCCGTCAGTCCAGTCCCGCCGTGCGTACCGGCTCGCAGACCAGCGGCCTCGGGACCCAGGCGCCGACGTTCAATTTTTACAACACCGGCTTCAGTTTCACTCAGATGATCTTCGACTTCGGGCAGACGCTCAACACGATTCGCGCCGCGCAGGCGAGCGAGCGGTCACTCGAAGCCGATTGGTCAACGCAGCAAGACACGGTCGTCCTCAACCTCAAGCAAGCGTACTTCAATGTACTCGCCGCCCGCCGCCTGCTCGCGGTCGCGGACGAAACCGTGCGGCAGAACGGCAAACACGTCGAGCAGGCGGAAGGCCGCTTCACCGTCGGCTTGGCGGCGAAATTCGACGTCACCCAGGCGCAGGTTCAACTGGCGAACGCCGAGCTGAACCAGGTGGGCGCGCGCAACAACGTCGCCATCGCGCGTGAGACGCTGCGCAACGCGCTCGGCCTCATCGGCCCGCTCGACTTCGATATCGTCGACAACTTCGACCTCCAGACGGTCAGCGTCAGCGAGGATCAGGCGCTGGCCATGGCATACGACAAACGGCCCGAGCTGCAGAGCATTCACGCCCAGGAACTCTCCACAGCCGAAAAAATCAAGTCGTTGCAAAAGAGCTATCTGCCCAACATCACTGGCAACGGGAACTACCAATGGTCGGGTAGCGAGTACCCACTGCAATCGAACTGGAACGTCGGCGCGGCGCTCAACCTGTCGATTTTCAACGGCGGGTTGACGACGGCGCAGATCGGCGAACAGCAGGCCACGCTCGCCAACCTCAAGTTCAACGAGGACGGCTTGCGGCAGAACATCGCCCTCGAAGTGCGCCAGGCCACGCTCAATCTCCAACAGGCGTCCGAGAGCATTCGGGTGTCGGACAAGGGACTGCAGCAGGCCCGCGAGAATCTCGATCTGGCGGAGGGCCGTTACAACACCGGGGTTGGCAACATCATCGAACTGACTGACGCGCAAGCCTCGTTGACAACAGCCGAGGCCAACCACGTGCAGTCCCTGTACAACTACCAGACCACGGTCGCGGCGCTGGAGAAGGCCACCGCCCAACCGTTGGCGGCGGAGTGA
- the tatC gene encoding twin-arginine translocase subunit TatC, which yields MIDVKMPLTAHLEELRWRLIKALVAIGLAFAVCYYFAEILFAFLTEPLLAINADIGDGRSVQLIGTGVAEAFFTKLKVCFLAGTFVASPVLLYQLWQFTAPGLYDKEKRYAKPFVFFGTLFFVAGAAFCYYLVLPVGYRFFVAEYGTIRVDPQIRISEYLTFTARMLLAFGATFEMPVVTFFLARIGVVTAAMMLRATRYAILVIFIVAAILTPGPDVASQLLMATPLLVLYFLSIGVAHVFGKPRQAAPAGE from the coding sequence ATGATCGACGTTAAGATGCCGCTCACCGCGCACCTCGAAGAGTTGCGCTGGCGACTCATCAAGGCATTGGTGGCGATCGGCCTCGCGTTCGCTGTCTGTTACTACTTTGCGGAGATCCTGTTCGCGTTCTTGACCGAACCACTGCTGGCGATCAATGCCGACATTGGCGACGGACGCTCGGTGCAACTGATCGGGACCGGTGTCGCGGAAGCCTTCTTCACCAAGTTGAAGGTCTGCTTCCTGGCGGGGACGTTCGTGGCGAGTCCAGTGCTGCTCTATCAACTCTGGCAATTCACCGCGCCGGGCCTGTACGACAAAGAGAAGCGCTACGCCAAGCCGTTCGTATTTTTCGGAACGCTCTTCTTCGTCGCCGGCGCCGCGTTTTGTTACTACTTGGTGCTGCCGGTCGGCTACCGGTTCTTCGTTGCGGAGTACGGCACCATCCGCGTCGATCCGCAAATTCGCATCAGCGAGTACCTGACGTTCACCGCTCGGATGCTGCTCGCGTTCGGGGCGACCTTCGAGATGCCAGTGGTCACGTTCTTCCTGGCGCGGATCGGCGTCGTCACCGCAGCGATGATGCTAAGGGCTACGCGCTACGCCATTCTGGTGATCTTCATTGTCGCGGCGATCCTGACGCCAGGACCCGACGTTGCGTCGCAGTTGCTGATGGCGACGCCGCTGCTGGTCTTGTACTTCCTCAGCATCGGGGTCGCGCACGTCTTCGGCAAACCGCGCCAGGCCGCGCCTGCCGGCGAATAG
- a CDS encoding TetR/AcrR family transcriptional regulator, with the protein MALTISPRGRPPTAGLRGSILRAAEQVFALHDYHEVLMDDVARACGVAKGTLYRYFPGKRELYLAMMFEGIERLRDELRVAVGVAEQPARKVERAVRCILGYFWDRRFFFALINRNEHKPDDPDFREWLRRRTELSRLIQRALEEAMSAGHVRRVDPRIATEMLMGMLRGANRYRTAHDTLDTMVAAVLDVFLFGVGTPAGRRLVGTPVSRRLVLNGRGRKK; encoded by the coding sequence GTGGCCTTGACCATATCCCCGCGCGGCCGACCCCCGACCGCTGGACTGCGCGGGAGCATCTTGCGCGCGGCGGAGCAGGTGTTCGCCCTGCACGACTACCACGAAGTGCTGATGGACGATGTCGCCCGTGCCTGCGGCGTCGCCAAGGGGACTCTCTATCGATATTTTCCCGGCAAGCGCGAGCTGTATCTCGCGATGATGTTTGAGGGGATCGAGCGGCTGCGCGATGAATTGCGGGTCGCTGTCGGGGTCGCGGAGCAGCCGGCGCGAAAGGTCGAGCGAGCGGTCCGCTGCATCCTCGGGTATTTTTGGGACCGGCGTTTCTTCTTTGCCCTGATCAACCGCAACGAACACAAGCCGGACGACCCTGATTTTCGCGAGTGGCTACGGCGGCGGACGGAACTGTCGCGCCTCATTCAGCGCGCGCTCGAAGAGGCCATGAGCGCGGGCCACGTGCGTCGCGTCGACCCGCGAATCGCGACCGAGATGCTGATGGGCATGTTGCGCGGCGCCAACCGCTACCGCACGGCCCATGACACGCTCGACACTATGGTCGCCGCGGTTCTGGACGTATTTCTGTTCGGGGTCGGCACACCGGCAGGCCGGCGGCTGGTCGGAACGCCGGTGAGCCGGCGGCTGGTATTGAATGGCCGCGGGCGAAAGAAATGA
- a CDS encoding efflux RND transporter periplasmic adaptor subunit, which produces MRSWTRRVFFGLAALAILGLAALVWQRLGLARQSDSAQRPLPLVQVAAPLQLTMERKLLLTADVLPLQQADLMAKVAGYLDAIYVDRGDRVRAGQLLAIIREPELEHQLQRAQANYDHAKITFERLDALFAQGLIAKQELDDAHSRFSIAKRELELQQTYAEYAKIIAPFDGYVTQRHVDPGALIPQVNSGSSSANILLTVMDISRVKVLINVPERDIASVHVGDAVSLTVDAYPDQTFRGQVSRFGPALDRGSRTLLVEVDAANDDLALKPGMFARVLLILERRPDVLAVPSEALLVNELGSYLYVVNAATDGAADSTVRKVAVSTGIEDGGQVEILAGLAPSSRIVRSGKELLHDGSVVRVAADGNSPRVATEH; this is translated from the coding sequence ATGCGTTCTTGGACTCGACGAGTATTCTTCGGGCTGGCGGCACTGGCCATCCTCGGCTTGGCGGCGCTGGTCTGGCAGCGGCTGGGTCTGGCGCGCCAATCCGACAGCGCGCAGCGCCCGCTGCCGCTCGTCCAAGTGGCCGCGCCGCTGCAACTGACGATGGAGCGCAAACTGCTCCTGACGGCCGATGTGCTGCCACTGCAGCAGGCCGATCTGATGGCGAAAGTGGCCGGCTATCTCGACGCCATCTATGTCGACCGCGGCGACCGGGTTCGTGCCGGACAACTGCTGGCGATCATCCGCGAACCCGAACTCGAGCACCAACTGCAGCGCGCCCAAGCCAACTACGACCACGCCAAGATCACCTTCGAGCGTCTCGATGCGCTGTTCGCGCAGGGTCTCATCGCCAAGCAGGAACTGGACGACGCGCACAGCCGCTTTTCGATTGCGAAGCGGGAGCTGGAGTTGCAGCAAACCTACGCCGAGTACGCCAAGATCATTGCGCCCTTTGACGGCTACGTCACCCAGCGACACGTCGATCCCGGCGCCCTCATTCCACAGGTCAACAGCGGGTCGTCGAGTGCCAACATCCTGCTGACGGTGATGGACATCTCGCGGGTAAAGGTGCTGATCAACGTACCGGAGCGTGATATCGCCAGCGTGCACGTCGGCGATGCCGTGTCGCTCACGGTCGACGCGTATCCGGATCAGACGTTCCGCGGTCAAGTGAGCCGCTTTGGGCCGGCGCTCGATCGCGGCAGCCGCACGCTGCTGGTCGAGGTCGACGCGGCGAACGACGATCTGGCGCTCAAGCCAGGCATGTTCGCGCGCGTGCTGCTCATCCTCGAACGACGCCCCGATGTGTTGGCGGTCCCGAGTGAAGCGTTGTTGGTCAACGAGTTGGGTAGCTACCTCTATGTCGTCAACGCGGCCACCGACGGTGCTGCCGACTCCACCGTGCGCAAGGTGGCGGTGAGCACCGGCATCGAAGACGGCGGCCAAGTCGAAATCTTGGCCGGCCTCGCCCCGAGCAGCCGCATCGTGCGCAGCGGCAAAGAACTTTTGCACGACGGCAGCGTCGTACGCGTCGCCGCCGATGGCAACTCGCCGCGGGTCGCGACAGAGCACTGA
- the rodA gene encoding rod shape-determining protein RodA, producing the protein MLKIDRRLIVHFDWTLLLIVLLIIGCGVTTVLSATHSAARPVSSSVVRQLAWAGVGLLAMLAALSFDYRRLESWAYVIYAGALLLLILVPVLGAVGGGSRRWLILGPASLQPSEFIKLALVVALARWLHRMTGDQPLPIRALIVPLALFLPAGLLILRQPDLGTAMVLGLTVASLVLLAGFRVRYVLIALAVIAPALPFVWSHLKPYQKQRLTTFLDPMADPLGAGYHVIQSEIAIGSGQVWGKGFLHGTQSKLNFLPEQHTDFIFSVFAEEWGFIGAMVMLTLYLALLLRCFMVATRAKDAFGTLLAFGITATIFWQVLINLGMATGSLPVVGITLPFVSYGGSSLLALMIGIGLLMNIGMRRFTF; encoded by the coding sequence ATGCTCAAAATAGATCGCCGGCTGATCGTCCACTTTGATTGGACGTTGCTGCTGATCGTGCTGCTGATCATCGGCTGCGGCGTCACCACCGTGTTGAGCGCGACCCACTCGGCGGCGCGGCCGGTGAGTAGCTCCGTCGTGCGGCAACTCGCCTGGGCCGGCGTCGGACTGCTGGCGATGCTCGCCGCGCTCAGTTTCGACTATCGCCGGTTGGAGAGCTGGGCGTACGTGATCTACGCCGGCGCGCTGCTCCTCCTCATCCTCGTGCCAGTGCTCGGCGCCGTGGGCGGTGGCTCGCGCCGCTGGCTCATTCTCGGCCCGGCGTCGCTGCAACCGTCCGAGTTCATCAAGCTCGCACTCGTGGTAGCGCTCGCGCGCTGGCTGCATCGGATGACGGGCGATCAGCCGCTGCCGATTCGCGCGCTGATCGTACCCCTCGCGCTGTTCCTGCCGGCGGGATTGCTCATCCTTAGGCAACCCGATCTTGGCACCGCGATGGTGCTCGGATTGACGGTGGCGAGTCTGGTGCTGCTCGCCGGCTTCCGGGTGCGCTATGTCTTGATCGCGCTGGCCGTGATCGCGCCGGCCCTGCCGTTCGTGTGGTCGCACCTCAAGCCGTATCAGAAGCAACGGCTGACGACGTTCCTCGATCCGATGGCCGACCCACTCGGTGCCGGCTATCACGTCATCCAATCGGAGATCGCGATCGGCTCGGGGCAGGTGTGGGGCAAGGGCTTCCTGCACGGCACGCAGAGCAAGTTGAACTTCCTCCCCGAGCAGCACACCGACTTCATCTTCTCGGTATTCGCGGAAGAGTGGGGGTTCATCGGCGCGATGGTGATGCTCACACTGTACCTGGCGTTGCTGTTGCGCTGCTTCATGGTCGCGACGCGCGCGAAGGACGCGTTTGGCACGCTGCTGGCGTTCGGCATCACCGCCACGATCTTCTGGCAAGTGCTGATCAACCTCGGCATGGCCACCGGCTCACTCCCCGTGGTCGGTATCACGCTGCCATTCGTCAGTTATGGTGGTTCTTCGCTGCTCGCACTGATGATCGGCATCGGTCTCTTGATGAACATCGGCATGCGACGCTTCACGTTCTGA